From Micromonospora echinospora:
GGCGCCACGTTCATGGTCGACATGGCCCACTTCGCCGGGCTGGTCGCCGGCAAGGTCTTCACCGGCGACTTCGACCCGGTGCCGCACGCGCACATCGTCACCACCACCACGCACAAGTCGCTGCGCGGCCCGCGCGGCGGCATGGTGCTCTGCGGTCCGGAGCTGGCCGACCAGGTCGACCGGGGCTGCCCGATGGTGCTGGGCGGGCCGCTGCCGCACGTGATGGCCGCCAAGGCTGTCGCGCTGGCCGAGGCGCGCCGGCCCGACTTCGCCGACTACGCCCAGCGGATCGTGGACAACGCGCAGGCGCTCGCCGACGGGCTGCTGCGCCGGGGCGCGACGCTGGTCACCGGCGGCACCGACAACCACCTGGTGCTCATCGACGTGTCCGGGTACGGCCTGACCGGCCGGCAGGCCGAGCAGGCGCTGCTGGACTCGGGCATCGTCACCAACCGCAACTCGGTGCCGCAGGACCCGAACGGCGCCTGGTACACCTCCGGCATCCGCATCGGCACCCCGGCGCTCACCACCCGGGGCCTCGGCGCCGCCGAGATGGACGCCACCGCCGAGCTGATCCACACCGTGCTCAGCCAGACCACGCCCGGCACCGGGCCGGACGGCGCCGCGTCGAAGGCGAAGTACGTGCTGGACCCGGCGGTCGCCGAGTCGGTCGGCAAGCAGGCCGCCGACCTGCTCACGCCGTTCCCGCTCTACCCGGCGGTCGACCTGGGCTGAGCGCCTGAGCAACACGAAGCGGCACCCCGGGAGATCCTTCTCCCGGGGTGCCGGCGGTAACGGGGGGTCAGCGCAGCGGGCGCTTCAGGTGGTAGCGGTGGACCTCGGTGCTGCCCTGCACGTTGTTCACGTCCTCGGCGGCGGACACCAGTTCCCAGCCCTCCCGGCCGACCCGGTTCAGGTGCGCGATGGCGGTGTCGCCGTACGCGGTCACGTCGGTGCGTGACCCGTCCGGGCCGTACCACACGAACGAGACGTGGAAATTGCGTCCCTGACCCTGATACCGACGAACGAGCAACGCGTACTCCCAGGCAACCATTCGTCCATTATCAACAGAGAAACGGCGCCAGGAAACACGCGCTGTACCGGAACCCTGACACTCCGGCGTCACACCGGCGCGCCCACCCCGGCCGTGGTGTCCGCGACCAGCGCCGCGAGCCGGTCCAGCCCCAGATCGATCGACTCCGGTGTGACAGCGCTCACCGACAACCGCAACGCATTCACCGGTTTGCCCGCGTCGTAGAAGTGCGCCATCGGCGTCCAGAGCACGCCGTACTCGCGGGCCGAGCGGTGCAGCAGCGCGTCGTCCACCGGGAACGGCACGCTCACCACCACGAAGAACCCGCCCGCCGGCACGGTCCAGGTGACCGGCCCGCCGGCCGGGAAGCGCCGGGCCATGCCGTCGACCAGGTGGCCCAGGTTACGGGCGTACGCGGCCCGTTCCCGCACGTTCGCGGCCACCAGCGAGCAGTCGTGCGCCAGCAACGCGCCGCCGATCACCGCCTGGCTGATCGGTGACGTGTTCACGGTGACCATGCTCTTGATCTTCGCGAGGTGATCGGCCAGCGGCACCACGGTGCCGTCGGCCTCCCCCACCCGCTGGTCGGCGACCACGTAGCCGACCCGGGCGCCGGGCAGCACGGTCTTGGCGAACGAGCCGAGGTAGACCACCCGGCGCGCGGTGTCCAGCGCCTTGAGCGTGGGCCGCCGCGCGGTGCCGTCGGCCGGGAACAGGCCGTACGGGTTGTCCTCGATCAGCAGCAGATCCTCCTCGGCGGCCAGTTCCAGCAGCCGCCGCCGCTGTCCGGTGGTCATGCTGACCCCGGACGGGTTGGCGAAGTCCGGCATCACGTAGCAGGCCCGGGGCGCCAGCCCTTCCGCGCGGGCCCGGCGCACCCCGGCTCGCAGGTCGGCCAGGTCGACGCCGTCCGGCCCGCCGGCCACCGGGCGCACCGGCAGGTCCACCAGCCGCGCCGCGCCGGTCAGCCCGACGTACGTGGGCGCGACAGCGAACAACACGTCCGCCGGGCCGGCCCGCAGCGCGCGCAGCACCAGGAACATCGCCTCCTGGCAGCCGACGGTCACCACTATCGACTCCGGGTCGACGGTGAGCCCCTCGTCCACGGCGAGGTTGCGCGCGATCAGGTGGTGCACGACACCCTTGGTCCGGCCGTACTGCAGCAGCGTCCGGTCGACGGCGGCCCGGTCCAGCCCGAGGTCCTCGGTGAGGTGCCGGCGGAAGCGGTCCAGGTGCTCGTGCAGCAGCGCCGAGTCGAAGAACTCCTCGTACGGGCGCCCGGCCGCCAGCGACACCGCGTCCGGGTAGTGCTGCGCCACCTCGTTGAGGAAGTTCATCGAGTTCAGGGCCGGGTCGCCGACGCTGCCGTGCAGCGCCGTGACGGCCAGGTCGACCGGCTCCACGTCAGCCTCCGATCCGGGTGCGCAGCCGCCGGGCCGAGGCCGGGTCGGGGCAGCCGCTGAGGATGAGGGCGTCGCGCAGTTCCGCCGCGAGCAGCGCGAGCGCCGCCTCGGCGCCGGCCCGGCCACCGGCCGCGAGCGCCCAGAGCAGCGGCCGGCCGAGCAGCACGCCGTCCGCGCCCAGCGCCAGCGCGCGCAGCACGTCGACGCCGCCGCGGACGCCGCTGTCCAGCAGCACCGCGCACCGCTCGTCGACCGCCTCGACCACCTCGGGCAGCACGCTCGCGCTGGCCGGGGCGGCGTCGAGCTGCCGGCCGCCGTGGTTGGAGACCACCACGGCGTCCACGCCGGCGTCCGCCGCGCGGGCCGCGTCGCGCGCGTCGAGGATGCCCTTGACCAGCAACGGCACCGGGGTACGCGCGCGCAGCCAGTCGAGGTCCGCCCAGCTCAGCGCCGGGGCGAACACCGCGCCGGTGTGCACCGCCACCGCCGACACGCCGGGCGTGCCCTGGTGGGCCAGGTCGTCCCGGCCGCCGGGCAGGTTCGCGGCGGTGACGTGCGGCGGCAGCGCGAAGCCGTTACGCGCGTCGCGCAGGCGCCGCCCGAGCACCGGCACGTCCACTGTCACCATCACCGCGGCGCAGCCGGCCGCCGACGCCCGGTCCAGCAGGTCGGCCACCAGCGCCCGGTCGCGCAGCCAGTAGAGCTGGAACCACACAGTCGCGCCGGTCGCCGCGATCTCCTCGATCGGCGTGCTGGCCAGCGTGCTGGCCACGTAGGGCACGCCCGCCGCGCGGGCCGCCGCCGCGAGCGCCGGCTCGCCGTCGGGGTGCAGCAGCCGCTGGTACGCCATCGGCGCGACAGCCACCGGCAACGCGGCCCGGCCGCCGGGCAGCGTCGCCTCGGTGGACGGGTCGTCCACCCCGGCCAGCATCCGGGGCAGCACCGCCACCCGGTCCAGCGCGGCCCGGTTGGCGGCCAGGGCGGTCTCGGCGCCGCTGCCGCCGTCGACGAAGTCCCACACGTCGGGTGGCAGCACCGCCCGGGCCAGCGCGGCGAAATCGGCCAGGCTGACCGGCGGCACGAACCCGTCCGCCGGGTCAACCATGGCCGGCACCCGTCGCCGCCGTATGCGCCGGGTCGAGCCCGAATGAGCGGCGCAGGAAGGCGGCGGCCCGCTCCTGGGCCTGGCGACCCGCGTCGAACACGCCGGGCATGGCGAAGAACCCGTGCACCATCCCCGGATAGTGGGCCGTCTCGGTGGGCACGCCGGCCTCGCCCAACCGCTCGGCGTATCGCCGGCCCTCGGCGCACAGCGGGTCGTACCCGGCGGTGACCACGAGCGCCGGTGGCAGGCCGCCCAGGTCCTCGGCGAGCAGCGGCGACGCCAGCGGGTGCGCCGCGTCGCCGGGGTCGGGGAGGTAGTGGCTCCGGTACCAGCCCACCGAGTGCCTGTTGAACAGCATCGGGTCCTCGTCGTCGCCGGGGCGGTGCCCGGGCCGCTGGTCGGTGTTCGGGTAGACCAGCAGCTGGGCGGCGAGCCGGGGACCGCCGTCGGCGCGGGCCAGCAACGTGACAGCGGCGGCCAGGTTCCCGCCCGCGCTGTCCCCGCCCACCGCCAGCCGGTCCGGGTCGGCGCGGAACTCGGCGGCGTGCGCGGCGAGGTGCCGCACCGCGGCGTGGCAGTCCTGGACCGCAGCCGGGAACGGGTGCTCCGGCGCGAGCCGATAGCCGACTGTCACGGTCTGCACGCCGCTGAGATTGACCAGCCGGCGGCAGATCCCGTCGGCGGTGTCGACGCTGCCGAGCGTCCAGCCGCCACCGAAGAAGTAGACGAGCGTCGGCAGCGGGCCGTCGCCTTCCGGCCGGTGGATCCGCACCGGCAGCGGCCCGGCCGGGCCGGGCACCGTCGTGTCGCGTACCTCGGCGACCGGCTCGACCGCGCCGGAGCCGGCGCGGATCGCGGCGAGGTCGGCGGCGCGGGCCTGGGCGAGGGTCTGGGTGTAGAGCGGCACGGCGCCGCCGGCCGCCCGCGCGGCCCGCCACGCGACCACCTGCGGATCGAGTGTCATCCGGCCTCCCCTGTGGTGACGAAGAGTTTGTCGATGCCGCGCAGGAACAGGCTCCCGCTGTAGGTGTACGGCTGGGTGACGGCCAGCCGGGGGAAGCGCGCGAACAGGCGCGGCAGTGCCAGACGGCCCTCCAGCCGGGACACCGCCGAGCCGAGGCAGAAGTGCAGCCCCACGCCGAAGGCCAGCGACGGCGGGCCCGGACGGCGCGGGTCGAAGCGGTCCGGGTCGGGGAACCGGGCCGGGTCGCGGTTGGCCGCGGCGATCAGCAGCAGCACGTTGTCGTCGCGGTCGACCGGCACGCCGCCGAGGTCGACGCCGGCCGGCGCGGAGCGGGCCAGGAAGTGCACCGGGCTCTCCATCCGCAGCACCTCCTCCACGCAGCCCCGGGCCAGTGAGTCGTCGCCGGGCAGCGCGGCGGTCACGTGCGGGTGGTCCAGCAGCAGCGGCAGGCCGTTGCTGAACATGTAGACGGTGGTGACGAAGCTGGCGTTGAACAGCACGATCAGGTTGCTGATCAACTCCTCCTCGGTCAGGTCGACGCCGCCCGCGTCGAGCACCTCGACCAGCCCGCTGATCAGGTCGTGGCTCGGCGCGCGGCGCCGGTGGGCGATCAGGTCACGGTAGTAGACGCGCAGTTCCTCGGCGGCCTGGTTGGCCCGGGCCAGCCGCTCCGGCGTCTTGCCGGACACGTCCATGTACTCGTCGATCCAGTCGACCCGCTGCCGGTACCAGGCCAGGTCGGCCGCGGGCAGGCCGATGAACTCGGCCATCACCAGCGCCGGGACCGGGTAGGCGAAGTCGGCCACGAAGTCCACCTCGGCGCCGTCGGCGCCCGCCTCGGCCATGTGGTCCAGACGTTCGGCGACGACCCGCTCGATCACCGGCTCCAGCGCGACCAGCCGGCGCGGGGTGAACGTCTTCGCGAACACCGCACGCATCCGGGTGTGGTCGGGCGGGTTGACGAACATCATCGAGGTCAGGAACGTCCGCAGGATCTCCTGTTCCTCCCAGCCGGGCGGGAAGCCCTTGTACCAGCCGGGATCGCGCAGGATCCGGTCCACCATGTCGTACCCGCCGGCCACCGCGCTGACGGTGCTGTGCTCGGCACGGGCCGGAACGGCGTTTATCGGCCCGTGCTCGTGCAGGGCCGCGTAGAAGGGATAGGGGTTCTGCCGGCCCTGTTCGCTGTAGAGGCCGGTCAGGATCTCGCTGACGTCCACGGTCTTTTTCCTCCCCAGGAAAACGGCGGCGGGGGCGGCGTCGTGTCGACCGCCGCCCCCGCCCGGTGTCACAGTCCGAGCAGCTTCAATGGCACCGCGTTCGCCATCGCCGCGGCTCCTGTGTCGTTCGGGTGGATGTGGTCACCCGAGTCGTACGCCGGCAGCAGCCGGCTGGGCTGCGCCGGGTCGCGCATCACCGCGTCGAAGTCGACGATGCCGTCGAACTCGGCCCGGCCCGGCCCGCGCAGCCAGGTGTTGACGGCCTGGCGGGTGGCGTCCTTCTCCGGGGTCCACACGCCCGGCCCGCCGTTGCCCTCGTACGGCATGAGCGTGCCGGCGATGCTGGTCAGGCCGCGCGCCTGGACCTGCCGGTTGATCTGGCGCAGGGAGGCGATGATCGCCTCCGGGCTGTCATCGCTCATCCAGATGTCGTTGATGCCCAGGTGGGTGATGACGGTGCGCACCCCGGTCTGCGGGAACACGTCCTCGTTGAGCCGGGCCAGCGCGTTCGGGCCCAGCTCGTAGTAGCCGGGGAAGCCGCCCGCGCCGGGCTCGGTGCCCTCGTGGTTGAGCCGGTTGCCGGCCAGGCTGAGGTTGAGCACACCCGGCGTACGCGGCTCCGGGCGGGCGTCGATCAGCCGCTTGGCGAGCAGGTCGGGCCAGCGGCGGTCGGCGTTGACGGTGCTGCCGTTGCCGTCGCTGATGGAGTCGCCGAGCACCACCACGGAGCCGGGCGTCGCCTTGCGCTCCACGTCGATGCCGGACAGGAACATCCAGCAGCAGTTGGGCCGGATGGTGAAGCCGGCGCCGTCGGCCGCCGAGGTGAGGTCGGTGGCGCCGATGAAGTTGGTGACCCGGGACTGGCCGTGGAACGTGACCGGCCCGGTGAGCACCGGGAAGTACAGGGTGACCACCAGGTCCTCCTGCTCGGCCACCGGGAAGGCCACCGGGTCGCTGAGCAGTTCGGCGCCCTTGTTGATGGTCGCCGAGTCGGTGCCGGAGAACGTCAGCTGGCGGACGCTGGCCGGGACGATGTCGGACAGGTCGTCGGCGGTGGCGGTGTTCGGCCGGGCGATGGTGGCGCGACCGACCTGGATGGCCTGCTGGCCGTAGAGGTTGGTCAGCCGCACCCGCAGGCGCGGCCCGCCCACCGAGGTCTGCACTGTCATCCGGATGCTCTGGTTGTTCAGGCCGGTCTCGGTCAGGCCCACGGTGTTCCCGCGGGTCACCGCCGCGGCCCAGGTCCCGGCCCACTCGGCGCGCCCGTGCCCGGCGCGGTCCTTGTCGGTCGGGCCGGCGCTCGCGGTGACCGCCGGGGTGGCGGCGATCAGGAGCGTTACGGCGGAAGCTATGACGTGCCATCTCTTCGGGGTCGGCATCGATCCTCCATGGTCGGCAGCCCCGGGCGTGACGCGGTCGGCGGCACCGGCCCGGGCGATGGACCGGAAACTAGCTTCCGGCGGTGACGAGCGTCAATCAACCTGATCGACATGATCAAATGCCCACGGGGCGGGACGCAGCGACGATCGGCTCTGTCCGCCGTGGACCGCCGCTGCCTAGGCTCGGAGCTGGCGGCGGTGCGGTCGCCGACCTGGCACCTGCCGTCATGTCCCGGCCCTGACCTGGCCGGACGCCGCTCGCGGACCATGATGGGGGCTGCCCGATGACCGACCGGCCGAACTACGTGCACGAGGCGCTGGAGCTCTTCGCCGGCTTCGGCGACCGGGAGGCGCTCGTCGGCGGCGGACGCCGCCTCACCTACCCCCAGGTCGCCGCCGAGGTGCGCGGCCTGGCCGCCGCGCTGCGCCGGCACGGGGTACGCCCCGGCACGGCGGTGCTGGTGATGCTCGGCAACACGGTCGAGGGCCCGCTGCTGCAACTGGCGCTGCACCTGCTGGGCTGCCGGAGCATGTGGATCGCCCCGGTGACCTCGCGGCGGGAGGTCGACGAGTTCGTCGCGCTGTCCGCGCCGGAGGCGTTCGTGCACGACCCGCGTGACCCGCAGGCGGTGGAGATCGCGGCCGGCCTGTCCGGCGTACCGGTGCTCTGCCTCGGCCCCGGCGGCGCCGGGCCGGACCTGACCGCCGCGACCGGTGAGCCGGCCGCGGAGCTGCCCGCCGGGGCGTCCGCGCCGGAGTCGTTCCTGCAGACCAGCGGCACCACCGGCACGCCGAAGCTGGTGCACCACAGGGAGAGCTTCTACCGGCAGATCCTCGCCCTGGCCGCCGATTTCCGGGGCGCCGGGTTCCCGCTGCTACGGCACCTGTCGCACTCGCCGATGTGGCTGGCCAGCGGGCAGATCACCACGCTGTTCAACCTGTTCACCGGCGGCGTGCTGTTCCTGCGCGAGCAGTGGGACCCGGCCGCGTTCATCGCCACCGTGGACGCCGAGCGGCTCACCTCCACGTTCGTCACCCCGCCGATGCTCTACGAGGTGCTCGACCACCCCGACCTGCCGGGCGCCGACTTCTCCGCCATGTTCATGTTCAACGTGGGCGCCGGGCCCGCCGCGCCCGCCCGGCTGCGCCAGGCCATCGCCCGCTTCGGCCCGTGTCTGCGCATCGTGTACGGGCTCAGCGAAGCGGTGGTCATCTGCGCGCTGCCCG
This genomic window contains:
- a CDS encoding glycine hydroxymethyltransferase, translated to MSRNAESTAFRSALEVVRGVEPRVADAIAAELADQRESLKLIASENYASPATLLAMGNWFSDKYAEGTVGRRFYAGCQNVDTVEALAAEHARELFGASHAYVQPHSGIDANLVAFWAILADRVESPALKKAQARQVNDLTEADWFALRRELGNQRMLGMSLDAGGHLTHGFRPNISGKMFDQRSYGTDPATGLIDYDRVAEAAREFKPLILVAGYSAYPRKVNFRIMREIADSVGATFMVDMAHFAGLVAGKVFTGDFDPVPHAHIVTTTTHKSLRGPRGGMVLCGPELADQVDRGCPMVLGGPLPHVMAAKAVALAEARRPDFADYAQRIVDNAQALADGLLRRGATLVTGGTDNHLVLIDVSGYGLTGRQAEQALLDSGIVTNRNSVPQDPNGAWYTSGIRIGTPALTTRGLGAAEMDATAELIHTVLSQTTPGTGPDGAASKAKYVLDPAVAESVGKQAADLLTPFPLYPAVDLG
- a CDS encoding PLP-dependent aminotransferase family protein, translating into MEPVDLAVTALHGSVGDPALNSMNFLNEVAQHYPDAVSLAAGRPYEEFFDSALLHEHLDRFRRHLTEDLGLDRAAVDRTLLQYGRTKGVVHHLIARNLAVDEGLTVDPESIVVTVGCQEAMFLVLRALRAGPADVLFAVAPTYVGLTGAARLVDLPVRPVAGGPDGVDLADLRAGVRRARAEGLAPRACYVMPDFANPSGVSMTTGQRRRLLELAAEEDLLLIEDNPYGLFPADGTARRPTLKALDTARRVVYLGSFAKTVLPGARVGYVVADQRVGEADGTVVPLADHLAKIKSMVTVNTSPISQAVIGGALLAHDCSLVAANVRERAAYARNLGHLVDGMARRFPAGGPVTWTVPAGGFFVVVSVPFPVDDALLHRSAREYGVLWTPMAHFYDAGKPVNALRLSVSAVTPESIDLGLDRLAALVADTTAGVGAPV
- a CDS encoding alpha-hydroxy acid oxidase, which codes for MVDPADGFVPPVSLADFAALARAVLPPDVWDFVDGGSGAETALAANRAALDRVAVLPRMLAGVDDPSTEATLPGGRAALPVAVAPMAYQRLLHPDGEPALAAAARAAGVPYVASTLASTPIEEIAATGATVWFQLYWLRDRALVADLLDRASAAGCAAVMVTVDVPVLGRRLRDARNGFALPPHVTAANLPGGRDDLAHQGTPGVSAVAVHTGAVFAPALSWADLDWLRARTPVPLLVKGILDARDAARAADAGVDAVVVSNHGGRQLDAAPASASVLPEVVEAVDERCAVLLDSGVRGGVDVLRALALGADGVLLGRPLLWALAAGGRAGAEAALALLAAELRDALILSGCPDPASARRLRTRIGG
- a CDS encoding alpha/beta hydrolase, whose translation is MTLDPQVVAWRAARAAGGAVPLYTQTLAQARAADLAAIRAGSGAVEPVAEVRDTTVPGPAGPLPVRIHRPEGDGPLPTLVYFFGGGWTLGSVDTADGICRRLVNLSGVQTVTVGYRLAPEHPFPAAVQDCHAAVRHLAAHAAEFRADPDRLAVGGDSAGGNLAAAVTLLARADGGPRLAAQLLVYPNTDQRPGHRPGDDEDPMLFNRHSVGWYRSHYLPDPGDAAHPLASPLLAEDLGGLPPALVVTAGYDPLCAEGRRYAERLGEAGVPTETAHYPGMVHGFFAMPGVFDAGRQAQERAAAFLRRSFGLDPAHTAATGAGHG
- a CDS encoding cytochrome P450 produces the protein MDVSEILTGLYSEQGRQNPYPFYAALHEHGPINAVPARAEHSTVSAVAGGYDMVDRILRDPGWYKGFPPGWEEQEILRTFLTSMMFVNPPDHTRMRAVFAKTFTPRRLVALEPVIERVVAERLDHMAEAGADGAEVDFVADFAYPVPALVMAEFIGLPAADLAWYRQRVDWIDEYMDVSGKTPERLARANQAAEELRVYYRDLIAHRRRAPSHDLISGLVEVLDAGGVDLTEEELISNLIVLFNASFVTTVYMFSNGLPLLLDHPHVTAALPGDDSLARGCVEEVLRMESPVHFLARSAPAGVDLGGVPVDRDDNVLLLIAAANRDPARFPDPDRFDPRRPGPPSLAFGVGLHFCLGSAVSRLEGRLALPRLFARFPRLAVTQPYTYSGSLFLRGIDKLFVTTGEAG
- a CDS encoding SGNH/GDSL hydrolase family protein, which gives rise to MPTPKRWHVIASAVTLLIAATPAVTASAGPTDKDRAGHGRAEWAGTWAAAVTRGNTVGLTETGLNNQSIRMTVQTSVGGPRLRVRLTNLYGQQAIQVGRATIARPNTATADDLSDIVPASVRQLTFSGTDSATINKGAELLSDPVAFPVAEQEDLVVTLYFPVLTGPVTFHGQSRVTNFIGATDLTSAADGAGFTIRPNCCWMFLSGIDVERKATPGSVVVLGDSISDGNGSTVNADRRWPDLLAKRLIDARPEPRTPGVLNLSLAGNRLNHEGTEPGAGGFPGYYELGPNALARLNEDVFPQTGVRTVITHLGINDIWMSDDSPEAIIASLRQINRQVQARGLTSIAGTLMPYEGNGGPGVWTPEKDATRQAVNTWLRGPGRAEFDGIVDFDAVMRDPAQPSRLLPAYDSGDHIHPNDTGAAAMANAVPLKLLGL
- a CDS encoding class I adenylate-forming enzyme family protein, whose product is MTDRPNYVHEALELFAGFGDREALVGGGRRLTYPQVAAEVRGLAAALRRHGVRPGTAVLVMLGNTVEGPLLQLALHLLGCRSMWIAPVTSRREVDEFVALSAPEAFVHDPRDPQAVEIAAGLSGVPVLCLGPGGAGPDLTAATGEPAAELPAGASAPESFLQTSGTTGTPKLVHHRESFYRQILALAADFRGAGFPLLRHLSHSPMWLASGQITTLFNLFTGGVLFLREQWDPAAFIATVDAERLTSTFVTPPMLYEVLDHPDLPGADFSAMFMFNVGAGPAAPARLRQAIARFGPCLRIVYGLSEAVVICALPGLTEDPEHPERLRSCGRPYGDVTVEIRDADGRVLPPGDDGEVWVRTKLSFAGYHGRPELTAETLVDGWVRTRDIGHLDADGYLYLVDRLQDRILTRARSWPIYSRPIEDVLAGHPEVRAAAVIGVPDPVAGELPYAYVVPAPGASVTGEELIALVVRELSETWAPGAVEFVDALPLNRSAKVDKRALRARYAAAHPADADSLGTVIGSPA